In endosymbiont of unidentified scaly snail isolate Monju, the following are encoded in one genomic region:
- a CDS encoding O-methyltransferase — translation MTFDYPDSYVPLCQRLGLDRGIPYTPKWSAEADFLELAVDVLNDEAPEVIVECSSGLSALVLARACRLAGQGRVYSLENGVEFAQATREALAAYDLLDVAEVLHAPLRETRIGDECWQWYDLSRLPGVVAQMLVIDGPPGFLQPLSRYPALPMLGERLAPGCRILLDDADRPDERALVARWQRECPGVSVAWPETSRGCASLRWPG, via the coding sequence ATGACCTTCGATTATCCGGACAGCTATGTGCCCCTGTGTCAGCGGCTGGGGCTGGATCGCGGCATTCCCTATACGCCGAAATGGTCGGCCGAGGCCGATTTTCTCGAGCTGGCGGTCGATGTGCTGAACGACGAGGCCCCCGAGGTGATCGTCGAGTGCAGCAGTGGCCTGAGCGCCCTGGTGCTGGCCCGTGCCTGTCGGCTGGCCGGGCAGGGGCGTGTGTACAGCCTGGAGAACGGGGTGGAATTCGCCCAGGCCACGCGCGAAGCGCTGGCGGCCTACGATCTGCTCGATGTCGCCGAGGTCTTGCATGCCCCCTTGCGCGAGACGCGGATCGGTGACGAATGCTGGCAGTGGTATGACCTGTCCCGTCTGCCCGGGGTGGTTGCGCAGATGCTGGTGATCGACGGGCCGCCGGGCTTTCTGCAACCGCTCTCGCGCTATCCGGCGTTGCCGATGCTGGGGGAGCGACTGGCGCCGGGGTGCCGGATATTGCTGGACGATGCCGATCGGCCCGACGAGCGCGCACTGGTGGCGCGCTGGCAGCGGGAATGTCCGGGGGTGTCGGTCGCCTGGCCGGAGACCTCGCGGGGCTGTGCCTCGTTGCGCTGGCCGGGTTGA
- a CDS encoding sensor histidine kinase: MHSLRTQITLTLALLSALFAIAILYAMHIVDQQRRDDLLLRLGGEIQILQQHMGMQAMNYQENAPRDYPTYFRDVRLYYQDLLHVRERVGQILEAFASGRITPTLHASQQAITHFELPPRTAGLARALHQRWQAFDQELETKLGDPKEPRLEWAAEWILAQHQDLTEQAGRFLEALEQDLERRAERALLFGKLMLITGIALVIGILTWFYLRVLRPLRVAVRGFHTVATGDFAYRVPVPGNNEIGWLVTAFNQLTERLDSLLQLLTRLQRADELDDALRILSETLPHLVPLDWVGLLVLAPDGRMQLQQAYSDGRRDTLGILDFTLQGTLLQECLHSGTPLHIANVGDTARMDRHYRFLEVLRAHGRHEAVFMPILGNEPRVGVLVMASRHPNTYTSEHLSLLNNLSALFGATFARTLVLTENARLAAIGQFTSGIVHEIRTPLATIGMALEHLAGLGELNAGGRRRACLALNESRRLGRLLENILLYAKPLTLQRQPLRLEEVVDGLATQAPFDTPRLHIDRASLEALPPVPTDRDRITQVLLNLLQNALEANGEDERGVHLRGELATDGHAVVLIVENGGPTIREEQMAHLFEPFYTTRVSGTGLGLPIVHRIVQAHGGSIRIISNDEEGTRVEVTLPLEPDIGED, encoded by the coding sequence ATGCACTCACTCAGAACCCAGATCACCCTGACGCTGGCGCTGCTCAGCGCTCTGTTCGCCATCGCCATCCTCTATGCCATGCACATCGTCGATCAGCAGCGGCGCGACGATCTGCTGCTGCGTCTGGGTGGCGAGATCCAGATCCTGCAACAGCACATGGGTATGCAGGCGATGAACTACCAGGAGAACGCGCCGCGCGACTACCCCACCTATTTTCGCGACGTGCGACTCTACTACCAGGACCTGCTGCACGTGCGCGAGCGTGTCGGACAGATCCTGGAGGCCTTTGCCAGCGGACGCATCACCCCGACACTGCATGCCTCGCAACAGGCGATCACCCACTTCGAACTGCCACCGCGCACCGCGGGGCTGGCCCGCGCCCTCCACCAGCGCTGGCAGGCCTTCGATCAGGAACTCGAGACCAAGCTGGGCGACCCCAAGGAACCGCGCCTGGAATGGGCGGCCGAATGGATACTGGCACAGCACCAGGACCTGACCGAGCAGGCCGGGCGCTTTCTGGAGGCACTGGAACAGGATCTCGAGCGCCGTGCCGAACGCGCTCTGCTGTTCGGCAAGCTGATGCTGATCACCGGTATCGCCCTGGTGATCGGCATCCTCACCTGGTTCTACCTGCGGGTACTGCGGCCACTGCGCGTCGCGGTTCGCGGTTTTCACACCGTGGCCACCGGCGACTTCGCCTACCGCGTGCCAGTGCCGGGCAACAACGAGATCGGCTGGCTGGTGACCGCGTTCAATCAGCTCACCGAACGTCTGGACTCCCTGCTCCAGCTGCTCACCCGGCTGCAACGCGCCGACGAGCTGGACGATGCCCTGCGAATCCTGTCCGAGACCCTGCCGCACCTCGTACCGCTGGACTGGGTCGGCCTGCTGGTACTGGCGCCCGACGGCCGCATGCAGCTGCAACAGGCCTACAGCGACGGCCGTCGTGACACCCTGGGCATCCTGGACTTCACGCTTCAGGGCACCCTCTTGCAGGAATGCCTGCACAGTGGCACCCCTTTGCACATCGCCAATGTGGGTGACACCGCGCGCATGGACCGGCACTACCGTTTTCTCGAAGTGCTGCGCGCCCACGGGCGTCACGAGGCGGTATTCATGCCCATCCTGGGCAACGAGCCGCGCGTAGGGGTGCTGGTAATGGCCTCACGGCACCCCAACACCTATACCTCCGAGCACCTGAGCCTGCTGAACAACCTCTCGGCACTGTTCGGTGCGACCTTCGCACGTACCCTGGTACTCACCGAAAACGCCCGCCTGGCCGCGATTGGCCAGTTCACCTCGGGTATCGTGCACGAGATCCGCACGCCACTGGCCACTATCGGCATGGCGCTGGAACACCTGGCCGGGCTGGGTGAGCTGAACGCGGGCGGCCGCCGGCGCGCATGCCTGGCCTTGAACGAGTCACGGCGCCTGGGCCGCCTGCTGGAGAACATCCTGCTCTATGCCAAGCCACTGACCCTGCAACGCCAACCTCTGCGCCTGGAGGAGGTCGTGGACGGTCTGGCCACCCAGGCACCCTTCGACACGCCCCGGCTGCACATCGACCGGGCCTCGCTCGAGGCCCTGCCGCCGGTGCCGACAGACCGCGACCGGATCACCCAGGTACTGTTGAACCTGTTGCAGAATGCGCTGGAAGCCAATGGCGAAGATGAACGCGGCGTACACCTGCGCGGCGAACTCGCCACGGACGGCCACGCGGTGGTATTGATCGTGGAAAACGGCGGACCGACCATCCGCGAAGAGCAGATGGCGCACCTGTTCGAGCCCTTCTACACCACCAGGGTCTCGGGTACCGGGTTGGGGCTGCCCATCGTGCATCGCATCGTGCAAGCGCACGGCGGCAGCATCCGCATCATCTCGAACGACGAGGAAGGCACCCGGGTCGAGGTAACGCTGCCCCTCGAGCCCGACATCGGGGAAGACTGA
- a CDS encoding Rrf2 family transcriptional regulator — protein MRLSTKGRYAVTAMLDLALNGTEGPVTLADISENQGISLSYLEQLFAALRGKGLVRGVRGPGGGYYLGRPADEISIADVICAVDEWVEFTRCNPRPSSADTQRGMTHSLWDDLSQQIYDFLTGITLADPVKRGLEREADRKQSKSADDLLDLNHRAA, from the coding sequence ATGAGACTTTCAACCAAAGGCCGTTATGCGGTCACCGCCATGCTCGATCTGGCGCTCAACGGGACCGAGGGTCCGGTGACGCTGGCCGATATTTCCGAGAATCAGGGTATTTCGCTCTCCTATCTCGAACAGCTGTTTGCCGCACTGCGTGGCAAGGGACTGGTACGCGGCGTGCGAGGCCCCGGTGGTGGCTATTATCTGGGGCGGCCGGCTGACGAGATCTCGATCGCCGACGTGATCTGCGCGGTGGACGAGTGGGTGGAGTTCACCCGCTGCAATCCCCGTCCGAGCAGTGCCGATACCCAGCGTGGGATGACGCACAGCCTGTGGGACGACCTGAGTCAGCAGATCTACGATTTCCTGACCGGGATCACTCTGGCTGATCCGGTCAAGCGGGGCCTGGAACGCGAGGCAGACCGCAAGCAGAGCAAGTCGGCTGACGACCTGCTCGATCTCAATCACCGCGCGGCCTGA
- a CDS encoding oxygen-binding di-iron domain-containing protein, whose translation MAIELYNDGEHICVAFRDLVANEAVQANQFMIFDSDHAALIDPGGELTYTDLYLGIAKYLNVKNLDYVVASHQDPDIVASLNKWLVGTNAKMVVPELWERFIPHFTRPGKLKGRLIVIPDQGTNLQLGSIQLKALPAHFLHAEGNFQFYDPRSRILFSGDMGANLCPTEELDKPAKRIKEILPYMEGFHRRYMNSNKVCRLWANMVSQLDIRMIVPQHGRAFIGKAIPEFISWISQLQCGIDLMTQDDYRIP comes from the coding sequence ATGGCAATCGAACTCTACAACGACGGCGAACATATCTGTGTTGCCTTCCGCGATCTCGTTGCGAACGAGGCTGTTCAGGCCAATCAGTTCATGATCTTCGATTCGGATCACGCGGCATTGATCGACCCAGGCGGCGAACTCACCTATACCGACCTGTACCTGGGCATCGCCAAGTACTTGAACGTGAAGAACCTCGATTACGTGGTGGCCTCGCACCAGGATCCGGACATCGTGGCCTCGTTGAACAAGTGGCTGGTCGGCACCAATGCCAAGATGGTGGTCCCCGAACTGTGGGAACGATTCATCCCGCATTTCACGCGGCCAGGCAAGCTCAAGGGACGGCTGATCGTCATTCCCGATCAGGGGACCAACCTGCAACTCGGCAGTATCCAGCTCAAGGCACTGCCAGCGCATTTCCTTCACGCCGAGGGCAACTTCCAGTTCTATGATCCCAGGTCACGCATCCTGTTCTCGGGCGACATGGGTGCCAACCTCTGTCCGACAGAGGAGCTGGACAAGCCTGCCAAGCGGATCAAGGAGATACTCCCCTACATGGAGGGTTTCCACCGTCGTTACATGAACAGCAACAAGGTCTGCCGACTCTGGGCCAACATGGTGTCGCAACTCGATATCCGCATGATCGTGCCCCAGCACGGCCGAGCCTTCATCGGTAAGGCAATCCCCGAATTCATCTCCTGGATCAGCCAGCTGCAATGCGGTATCGACCTGATGACCCAGGACGACTACCGGATCCCCTGA
- the prmB gene encoding 50S ribosomal protein L3 N(5)-glutamine methyltransferase, whose protein sequence is MPLDELHSLRDWVRWSASTFEAHGLFFGHGTDNALDEALELVLATLHLDHSLPESFLDARVTRAEAAELARRLRRRVEDRVPLAHITGRAFFAGLVFEVNEHVLVPRSPIAELIEARFEPWLDAEHVRSVLDLCTGSGCIGIACAHAFPEALVDLADISPEALEVAQRNTERHGVADRVRVVQSDVYAGLDGKRYDLIVSNPPYVSEAEMATLPPEYHREPRLGLAAGEDGMKVVARILAEAPEHLNEGGILVCEVGASADLLMARYPDVPFLWLDFERGGDGVFLLTAGQLAEFHDVFVEG, encoded by the coding sequence ATCCCTCTCGACGAACTGCACAGTCTGCGCGACTGGGTGCGCTGGAGCGCCAGCACCTTCGAGGCCCACGGCCTGTTCTTCGGTCACGGCACCGACAATGCCCTCGACGAGGCCCTGGAGCTGGTGCTCGCGACCCTGCACCTGGATCATTCCCTGCCGGAATCCTTCCTGGATGCCCGGGTCACCCGTGCCGAGGCCGCCGAGCTGGCACGCCGCCTGCGCCGCCGGGTGGAGGACCGGGTGCCGCTGGCGCACATCACCGGTCGCGCCTTCTTCGCCGGGCTGGTCTTCGAGGTGAACGAACACGTGCTGGTGCCACGTTCGCCCATTGCCGAGTTGATCGAGGCCCGGTTCGAGCCCTGGCTCGATGCCGAGCACGTACGCAGCGTACTGGATCTTTGCACCGGCTCGGGCTGCATCGGTATCGCCTGCGCGCATGCCTTTCCCGAGGCGCTGGTGGACCTGGCCGACATCTCGCCCGAGGCCCTGGAAGTGGCGCAGCGCAACACCGAGCGACATGGCGTGGCAGACCGGGTGCGCGTCGTGCAGTCCGATGTCTATGCGGGGCTGGACGGCAAGCGCTACGACCTGATCGTGAGCAATCCGCCCTATGTGAGCGAGGCCGAGATGGCGACCCTGCCGCCCGAATACCACCGCGAGCCGCGCCTGGGCCTGGCCGCCGGCGAGGACGGCATGAAGGTGGTCGCGCGCATCCTGGCCGAGGCCCCGGAGCATCTGAACGAGGGTGGTATACTGGTATGCGAAGTCGGCGCGAGCGCCGATCTCCTGATGGCACGTTATCCCGACGTGCCTTTCCTGTGGCTGGATTTCGAACGCGGCGGCGATGGCGTGTTCCTGCTCACCGCCGGACAACTGGCCGAGTTTCACGATGTGTTTGTGGAGGGCTGA
- a CDS encoding tRNA threonylcarbamoyladenosine dehydratase, whose amino-acid sequence MVDRRFSGIARLYGEAGAGAIARARLCVVGVGGVGSWAVEALARSGVGRITLIDMDHVAESNINRQLPALESTLGRAKIVVLAERVAQINPACEITLVDDFVSPDNLEVLLEQEHDWVLDCIDNARVKAAMIAWCRARGRRIVTVGAAGGQIDPTRVRVSDLRRTEQDALLARTRRILRQQAGFPTNPRRSFGVPAVWSDEPVRTFENCANDGSLNCSGFGACMPVTAAFGLAAAALVLRDLAGGA is encoded by the coding sequence GTGGTGGATCGACGGTTTTCGGGCATCGCAAGGCTGTATGGCGAGGCCGGCGCCGGGGCCATTGCCCGCGCGCGCCTGTGCGTGGTCGGCGTGGGCGGTGTCGGCTCCTGGGCGGTGGAGGCGCTGGCGCGCAGCGGGGTGGGGCGTATCACCCTGATCGACATGGATCACGTGGCCGAGTCCAACATAAATCGCCAGTTGCCGGCGCTGGAATCCACCCTGGGACGGGCCAAGATCGTGGTGCTGGCCGAGCGCGTGGCGCAGATCAACCCGGCCTGTGAGATCACCCTGGTCGACGATTTTGTCTCGCCCGACAATCTGGAGGTCCTGCTCGAGCAAGAGCACGACTGGGTGCTCGATTGCATCGACAATGCCCGCGTCAAGGCCGCAATGATTGCCTGGTGCCGTGCGCGTGGCCGGCGCATCGTCACCGTGGGGGCGGCGGGTGGGCAGATCGATCCGACGCGCGTGCGCGTCTCCGACTTGCGGCGCACCGAGCAGGACGCCCTGCTGGCGCGCACCCGCCGTATCCTGCGTCAGCAGGCCGGTTTTCCTACCAACCCGCGCCGCAGTTTCGGCGTGCCTGCGGTGTGGTCCGACGAGCCGGTGCGCACGTTCGAAAACTGTGCGAACGATGGCTCGCTCAACTGTTCCGGTTTTGGTGCCTGCATGCCGGTCACTGCGGCCTTTGGTCTGGCGGCTGCGGCACTCGTGTTGCGCGACCTGGCGGGGGGGGCATGA
- a CDS encoding DUF2970 domain-containing protein — MADDREKDRLTFWQVFSSVLASFAGVQSDERRRRDFRHGRPRDFIIVGVVLTGLFILAIWGVVSLVMKLAVPDS, encoded by the coding sequence ATGGCTGATGACAGAGAAAAAGATCGGCTGACCTTCTGGCAGGTGTTTTCCAGCGTGCTGGCCTCCTTCGCCGGGGTGCAGAGCGATGAAAGACGGCGCCGTGACTTCAGGCACGGTCGGCCTCGCGATTTCATTATCGTGGGAGTAGTGCTCACCGGGCTTTTCATACTCGCCATATGGGGCGTGGTGAGCCTGGTGATGAAGCTGGCGGTGCCGGACAGCTAA
- a CDS encoding HDOD domain-containing protein: MILRASKKIAENDGHHPSPGRLRRLYPYAEQHETMLRTIAAHSEVIELPAGPWQPRPEPEHCLFLDKGRLQLARPGQPPFYLDADQPAAAFPLPLDDTGWKALIPCRLLRVPTRYLELSRGASSRTETGIELTEDDAEADLYLECRDELKQGRFELPAMPELAVRIGKALDDPNTVNADIARLIQLDPALNARVMRVVNSAACAGRGRIGSLQQAVARLGRQQVRNLVFSCIIKDLFRTDSPVNLKSRIQALWRHSCRVAAISTILARLTPGLDPERALLAGLVHDIGAIPLLHAARNLPALQKAPGLLDHLIDDLKGEVGQLTLEHWHFDHELARVARHAEDWQRLGTAIPDYLDVVLLAQLHAAVGQGTGSRLPRIDQIPAFRRLALGRLTPRHSIAVLDEAKREIAEIEDLLHH, translated from the coding sequence GTGATTCTACGCGCTTCGAAGAAAATCGCCGAAAACGACGGGCATCATCCCAGCCCTGGACGGCTCAGGCGCCTCTATCCCTATGCCGAGCAGCACGAGACAATGCTGCGCACCATTGCTGCTCACAGCGAGGTGATCGAACTGCCGGCCGGTCCCTGGCAGCCCCGGCCCGAACCCGAACACTGCCTGTTCCTGGACAAAGGTCGGCTGCAACTCGCTCGCCCCGGGCAGCCCCCCTTCTACCTGGACGCCGATCAGCCCGCCGCTGCTTTCCCTCTGCCGCTGGACGATACCGGCTGGAAGGCGCTGATCCCCTGTCGCCTGCTGCGGGTGCCGACGCGCTACCTGGAATTGTCCCGTGGTGCTTCGAGCCGGACGGAAACGGGGATCGAACTGACCGAGGACGACGCCGAAGCCGATCTCTATCTCGAATGCCGCGATGAGCTCAAGCAGGGCCGCTTCGAACTGCCGGCCATGCCCGAACTGGCGGTACGCATCGGCAAGGCGCTGGACGATCCGAACACCGTCAACGCGGATATCGCGCGCCTCATCCAGCTCGACCCTGCCTTGAACGCTCGGGTGATGCGGGTGGTCAACAGCGCCGCCTGTGCGGGACGCGGACGCATCGGCTCGCTGCAACAGGCCGTGGCACGACTCGGCCGCCAGCAGGTGCGCAACCTGGTGTTCAGCTGCATCATCAAGGACCTGTTTCGCACCGACTCACCCGTCAATCTCAAGAGCCGCATCCAGGCACTCTGGCGACACAGTTGCCGCGTCGCCGCCATCAGCACCATACTGGCCCGGCTCACCCCCGGGCTCGACCCGGAACGTGCCCTGCTCGCGGGCCTGGTCCACGACATCGGCGCCATCCCCCTGTTGCACGCAGCGCGCAACCTGCCGGCGCTGCAGAAGGCACCGGGCCTACTCGACCACCTGATCGACGACCTCAAGGGCGAGGTCGGGCAGCTCACCCTCGAACACTGGCATTTCGACCATGAGCTGGCTCGAGTGGCGCGTCACGCCGAAGACTGGCAGCGGCTGGGCACCGCAATACCCGACTACCTGGACGTGGTGCTGCTGGCGCAACTGCATGCCGCTGTCGGCCAGGGAACCGGCAGCCGCCTGCCACGCATCGACCAGATTCCGGCGTTCCGTCGCCTGGCACTGGGTCGCCTGACCCCGCGCCACTCCATCGCCGTGCTCGACGAGGCAAAACGCGAGATCGCCGAAATCGAGGACCTGCTGCACCACTGA
- the mnmH gene encoding tRNA 2-selenouridine(34) synthase MnmH encodes MSRLQLDPDLPETDDLLSLLLEDVPLLDVRAPVEFADGAFPHAVNAPLIDDAERHEIGKTYKDLGQDAAIELGLELVSGDRKAERIAAWRAFAQRHPDGVLYCFRGGLRSKTAQQWLAETGTTLPRVKGGYKALRRFLIDQLAENARIMRPVVIGGRTGVGKTRFIQTLRPHIDLEGLAWHRGSAFGRHATPQPPQITFENALSIALLKLVHRGNPWFAAEDESRNIGARHIPITFFEHFARAPVVVLEADLEERIDITLQEYVHDALAEYIEFSGAYDGFQQWADYLRDSLDRIRRRLGGANHQRITKLLNSALDRHERTGDTSQHRTWIAALLNDYYDAMYNYQLEKKADRIRFQGRRDEVKEYLLQHHDIC; translated from the coding sequence ATGTCCCGACTCCAGCTCGACCCCGACCTGCCCGAAACCGACGACCTGCTGAGCCTGCTCCTCGAGGACGTCCCCCTGCTGGACGTGCGCGCGCCGGTCGAGTTTGCCGACGGTGCCTTTCCGCACGCGGTCAACGCACCGCTGATCGACGACGCCGAACGCCACGAGATCGGCAAGACCTACAAGGACCTGGGCCAGGACGCGGCCATCGAGCTGGGCCTGGAGCTGGTTTCCGGCGACAGGAAGGCCGAACGTATAGCCGCCTGGCGCGCCTTTGCACAACGCCACCCGGACGGGGTGCTGTATTGCTTTCGCGGCGGCCTGCGCTCGAAGACCGCTCAGCAATGGCTGGCCGAGACCGGCACCACCCTGCCGCGCGTGAAGGGCGGCTACAAGGCCCTGCGCCGCTTCCTCATCGACCAACTCGCCGAGAACGCCCGCATCATGCGCCCAGTGGTGATCGGCGGGCGCACCGGCGTGGGCAAGACCCGTTTCATCCAGACCCTCAGACCGCACATCGACCTCGAGGGCCTGGCCTGGCACCGCGGATCGGCCTTCGGCCGCCATGCCACACCGCAGCCGCCGCAGATCACCTTCGAGAATGCACTCTCCATCGCACTGCTCAAGCTGGTGCACCGTGGCAACCCCTGGTTTGCAGCCGAAGACGAAAGTCGCAACATCGGAGCCCGGCACATTCCGATCACATTCTTCGAACACTTCGCCCGTGCTCCGGTGGTGGTGCTGGAGGCCGATCTCGAGGAACGCATCGACATTACCCTCCAGGAATACGTACACGATGCGCTCGCGGAATATATCGAATTTTCGGGAGCCTACGACGGATTCCAACAATGGGCGGATTATCTGCGTGACAGCCTGGACCGCATACGGCGCCGGCTCGGCGGCGCCAATCACCAGCGCATCACAAAACTGTTGAATTCGGCCCTGGATCGACACGAAAGGACAGGTGACACCTCACAACATCGCACCTGGATCGCGGCCTTGCTCAACGACTATTACGATGCCATGTACAACTACCAGCTCGAAAAGAAGGCCGACCGTATTCGCTTTCAGGGGCGTCGCGACGAGGTAAAGGAGTATCTTCTCCAGCACCACGACATCTGCTAA
- the trxA gene encoding thioredoxin has product MAVIELNEENFESTITENDFVIVDFWAPWCGPCRSFAPTYEKVSEEFPDVVFAKVNTEDEQAIAAHFQIRSIPTLMIFREKVIIYSEVGALPESSFRELVTKAGELDMAEVHRQIAEQQQQQGQSEG; this is encoded by the coding sequence ATGGCGGTCATTGAACTGAACGAAGAGAATTTCGAATCGACCATCACCGAGAACGATTTCGTGATCGTCGATTTCTGGGCGCCGTGGTGTGGTCCCTGCCGTTCCTTCGCTCCCACTTACGAGAAGGTCTCGGAAGAGTTTCCGGACGTCGTATTCGCCAAGGTCAATACCGAGGATGAACAGGCCATCGCGGCCCACTTCCAGATCCGTTCCATCCCCACGCTGATGATCTTCCGCGAGAAGGTCATCATCTACAGCGAGGTCGGCGCGCTGCCCGAATCTTCCTTCCGCGAGCTGGTGACCAAGGCCGGGGAGCTGGACATGGCCGAGGTGCATCGCCAGATCGCCGAGCAGCAGCAACAGCAGGGGCAGAGCGAGGGCTGA
- a CDS encoding DUF1249 domain-containing protein, whose translation MPMQRPWHHFLQRLLDRQPNIGRLVELCEENYRQLHRLLPVLRQMQGCHVARCPGYADLHLEILEHSRYTSLIRLTYWFEAEKGHLPEPDVLLRVYHDACQLEVIELRQSILPTTRLYEAPGLLNKWQANWFVAKWLGFCVLLGYRFPAVEAAASRFSPSVCEPLTDPS comes from the coding sequence ATGCCCATGCAGCGACCCTGGCACCATTTTCTGCAACGTCTGCTCGACCGGCAGCCCAACATCGGCCGGTTGGTGGAACTGTGTGAAGAAAACTACCGCCAGTTGCATCGCCTGCTGCCGGTCTTGCGGCAGATGCAGGGCTGTCATGTGGCACGTTGCCCGGGATATGCCGATCTGCACCTCGAGATCCTCGAACACAGCCGCTACACCAGCCTGATCCGCCTGACCTACTGGTTCGAGGCCGAAAAGGGGCATCTGCCCGAACCTGATGTCCTGTTGCGCGTCTATCACGATGCCTGTCAGCTCGAGGTCATCGAACTGCGCCAGTCGATCCTGCCGACCACCCGGCTCTACGAGGCCCCGGGCCTGCTCAACAAGTGGCAGGCCAACTGGTTCGTCGCCAAGTGGCTGGGATTCTGCGTATTGCTGGGCTATCGCTTCCCCGCGGTGGAGGCCGCCGCATCCCGTTTTTCGCCGTCTGTTTGCGAACCCCTGACTGATCCTTCCTGA
- the iscU gene encoding Fe-S cluster assembly scaffold IscU — translation MAYSDKVIDHYENPRNVGSLDKDAPNVGTGMVGAPACGDVMRLQIQVNEDGVIEDARFKTYGCGSAIASSSLLTEWVKGKTLEEARQIKNTDIVKELALPPVKVHCSVLAEDAIKAAIEDLQKKRQGEAESAA, via the coding sequence ATGGCATATAGCGACAAGGTGATCGACCACTATGAGAACCCGCGCAACGTGGGCAGTCTGGACAAGGATGCGCCGAACGTGGGGACCGGCATGGTGGGTGCGCCAGCGTGCGGTGACGTGATGCGTCTGCAGATCCAGGTGAACGAGGATGGGGTGATCGAGGACGCCAGGTTCAAGACCTATGGCTGTGGCTCGGCGATCGCTTCGAGCTCGCTGCTCACCGAGTGGGTGAAGGGCAAGACGCTGGAAGAGGCGCGCCAGATCAAGAACACCGATATTGTCAAGGAGCTGGCGCTGCCGCCGGTGAAGGTGCATTGCTCGGTGCTGGCCGAGGACGCCATCAAGGCGGCCATCGAGGACCTGCAGAAGAAGCGGCAGGGCGAGGCCGAGAGCGCCGCCTGA
- the fliJ gene encoding flagellar export protein FliJ encodes MSRDSKRFETIRRLAEKKEHDAAALLARVRRERDQARHRLQELEAFRREYLEGHGRVSASGSPARLREFQAFIDKLEQAIDTQRRLVEESEARHQQARQAWQERHTRTRAIGNAVEQKRNDERAREARQEQRQLDDRVLRRE; translated from the coding sequence ATGTCTCGTGATTCGAAGCGTTTCGAGACCATCCGTCGCCTGGCCGAGAAAAAGGAGCACGATGCGGCTGCCTTGCTGGCGCGGGTCCGCCGGGAGCGGGATCAGGCCCGTCATCGCTTGCAGGAACTCGAGGCCTTTCGCCGCGAGTACCTGGAAGGACACGGACGGGTTTCTGCCAGTGGCTCGCCGGCGCGGTTACGCGAGTTCCAGGCCTTCATCGACAAGCTGGAACAGGCGATCGACACCCAGCGCCGACTGGTGGAGGAGAGTGAGGCGAGGCATCAGCAGGCCCGGCAAGCCTGGCAGGAACGTCATACGCGAACGCGGGCTATCGGTAACGCGGTTGAACAGAAGCGTAACGACGAACGTGCTCGTGAGGCCCGCCAGGAGCAGCGGCAACTGGATGACCGGGTGCTGCGCCGCGAGTGA